The Providencia rettgeri genome includes a window with the following:
- the mscM gene encoding Miniconductance mechanosensitive channel has translation MQQQLLDWVRQFNQDYANLASLLMVLGLILIVACALHLILHKILLPQLEKRGQKSAGTWIHLITQHNLFNRFAFVIQGVVVNIQATLWLHSGSTAQAVLKVGSQAWCLLFGLLTLYSVLDIILGVLQRAAKTAHLPLRGIFQSLKLIATILIGIMIIALLIGKSPLIILSGLGAMTAVMMLVFKDPIMGLVAGIQLSANNMVNIGDWLEMPKYGADGAVVDIGLTTVKVRNWDNTVTTIPTYALISDSFKNWKGMTESGGRRIKRSVRLDASSVHFLTPEEIEQCIKANLLEPYIEQKISEIQVFNSSLPDDKAVPLNQRRLTNIGTFRAYIEAYLKSHPNIHKNMTIMVRQLESDTNGIPIEIYAFTNTTVWVEYERIQSDIFDHIFSILPQFNLMVHQSPTGNDVRMIGNSPEK, from the coding sequence ATGCAGCAGCAACTGCTAGACTGGGTACGTCAGTTCAACCAAGATTATGCTAACCTAGCCTCTTTACTGATGGTACTCGGTTTAATTCTGATCGTCGCCTGCGCATTACATTTAATTCTACATAAAATATTACTTCCGCAACTCGAAAAGCGCGGGCAAAAAAGTGCAGGAACTTGGATTCATTTAATCACTCAACATAATCTTTTTAATCGCTTTGCTTTTGTGATTCAAGGTGTTGTTGTCAATATCCAAGCAACGCTATGGTTGCATTCAGGTTCGACAGCACAAGCCGTTCTAAAGGTCGGTTCACAGGCATGGTGCCTATTATTTGGCTTACTCACCCTCTATTCTGTTCTTGATATTATACTCGGTGTGCTCCAGCGTGCCGCCAAAACTGCGCATTTACCGCTTAGAGGAATATTCCAAAGCCTTAAGCTGATTGCTACAATTTTAATTGGCATTATGATAATTGCGCTATTAATTGGTAAATCCCCACTGATTATTCTCAGCGGTCTTGGCGCAATGACCGCCGTCATGATGTTAGTGTTTAAAGATCCCATTATGGGCTTAGTTGCAGGAATTCAACTTTCAGCCAATAACATGGTTAATATTGGTGATTGGTTAGAAATGCCTAAATACGGCGCTGATGGCGCTGTTGTAGATATTGGTTTAACCACAGTAAAAGTGCGTAACTGGGATAACACAGTTACAACCATTCCTACTTATGCCCTTATTTCTGATTCCTTCAAAAATTGGAAAGGAATGACTGAATCAGGTGGCCGCAGAATTAAGCGTAGTGTCCGCTTAGATGCCAGCAGTGTACATTTTTTAACACCTGAAGAAATAGAGCAATGCATTAAAGCAAATTTACTTGAACCCTATATCGAACAAAAAATATCGGAGATTCAAGTCTTTAATTCTAGTCTACCTGATGATAAAGCGGTTCCTTTAAATCAACGCCGTTTGACGAATATAGGGACTTTCCGAGCTTATATTGAAGCTTATTTAAAATCACACCCTAATATTCACAAAAATATGACGATCATGGTCAGGCAGCTAGAATCTGACACAAATGGTATCCCAATCGAAATATATGCATTTACCAATACAACTGTATGGGTGGAATATGAAAGGATACAGTCAGACATTTTTGACCATATCTTTTCCATCCTTCCGCAATTTAATCTGATGGTACATCAATCACCTACCGGAAATGATGTTAGAATGATAGGCAATTCCCCAGAAAAATAA
- the dmsB_3 gene encoding DMSO reductase iron-sulfur subunit, producing MKQYGFYFDSTKCTGCKTCQVSCKDEKDLDLGPKFRRVYEFGGGSWQKQDGIWQQNVFNYYLSISCNHCSNPTCVAGCPTGAMHKREEDGLVVVDQSICVGCRYCELRCPYGAPQFDEKKKLMSKCDGCYERVAKGMKPVCVESCPQRALDFDDINVLRELHGTECGIAPMPDPSLTNPNIVIKPHKDAKPFGDKSGELKNPAEV from the coding sequence ATGAAACAATATGGCTTTTACTTTGACTCCACAAAATGCACTGGCTGTAAAACGTGTCAAGTCAGTTGTAAGGATGAAAAAGATTTAGATTTAGGTCCAAAATTCCGTCGTGTCTACGAATTTGGAGGCGGTAGTTGGCAAAAGCAAGATGGTATCTGGCAACAAAACGTCTTTAATTACTATCTTTCTATTTCATGTAACCATTGCTCAAACCCGACTTGTGTCGCGGGTTGCCCTACCGGTGCAATGCATAAACGTGAAGAAGATGGTTTAGTCGTGGTTGACCAATCTATTTGTGTTGGTTGTCGTTATTGTGAGTTGCGCTGCCCGTATGGCGCACCACAATTTGATGAGAAGAAAAAACTGATGAGTAAATGCGACGGCTGTTATGAGCGTGTCGCAAAAGGGATGAAACCTGTTTGTGTTGAATCTTGCCCGCAGCGTGCTTTAGATTTTGATGATATTAATGTTCTTCGTGAATTACACGGCACGGAGTGTGGTATTGCGCCAATGCCAGACCCAAGCCTGACGAACCCGAATATTGTTATCAAACCACATAAAGATGCGAAGCCATTTGGCGATAAAAGTGGCGAATTAAAGAACCCTGCGGAGGTATAA
- the dmsA_4 gene encoding Dimethyl sulfoxide reductase DmsA precursor has protein sequence MHKNKINTQFGELSRREFIQTSATVAGVAAVAGSITLPFAVQAKTPAIMPDEVSEKISYSACLVNCGSRCPLKVHVKDGVISRISNETMYDDSTLGEHQIRPCLRGRSVRWKTYNPDRLKYPMVRVGKRGEGKFKKISWDEATTIIAEKLKYTIDKYGNDAIYYQYGSGSTGANLHGRAACKRLLSLTGGFLGDYGTYSYAQLMEITPYVYGSVEESYLSEIQNSDLVVMFGHNLAETRMSGGGQFYETLNALDKSKAKVIIIDPRRTDSVTTLGAEWIPIYPGTDAALVAALGYVMIEEQLTDEEFLKNYCVGWDESTLPASAPRNASYKDYILGNGPDGIAKTPEWASKLTGISVARIKQLAREIGNANRAWISQGWGLQRTENGEQACRSIMMLPLMSGNIGRAGTNTGLWGNSYAYPVAGFALPNPVKALIPTYMWSEAIVRGKELTAENGGIKGVDKLNNDIKFMWCYSSNVIGNQHGDLNKTHEILADESKCEFILVWDNHDTPSAKYADLLLPDVTTVETNDLINNSYASGAYHYLVRLQNAIEPLWENRPKL, from the coding sequence ATGCATAAAAATAAAATAAATACTCAATTTGGAGAACTGAGCAGGAGGGAGTTTATACAAACCTCTGCAACCGTTGCGGGTGTCGCTGCTGTTGCTGGCTCAATCACTCTTCCTTTTGCTGTTCAAGCAAAAACACCAGCAATCATGCCTGACGAAGTCAGTGAAAAAATTAGCTATAGCGCATGCTTAGTAAACTGTGGTAGCCGTTGTCCGTTAAAAGTTCATGTGAAAGATGGTGTTATCAGCCGTATTTCCAATGAAACGATGTATGACGACTCAACATTAGGTGAACACCAAATCCGTCCATGTTTACGTGGTCGTTCAGTGCGTTGGAAAACCTACAACCCAGATCGTTTAAAATACCCAATGGTTCGCGTTGGTAAACGTGGTGAAGGTAAATTTAAAAAGATTTCATGGGATGAGGCGACAACCATTATCGCCGAAAAACTGAAGTATACTATTGATAAATATGGAAATGATGCCATTTATTACCAATATGGCTCGGGTTCAACAGGCGCAAACTTACACGGCCGTGCCGCTTGTAAACGTTTATTAAGCTTAACCGGTGGTTTCTTGGGTGATTATGGCACATATTCATATGCTCAATTAATGGAAATCACGCCTTACGTATATGGTAGCGTAGAAGAATCCTATTTATCTGAAATCCAAAATTCTGACTTAGTTGTCATGTTTGGCCACAACCTTGCTGAAACACGTATGTCTGGTGGCGGTCAATTTTACGAAACTCTCAATGCGTTAGATAAAAGCAAAGCAAAAGTTATTATCATTGACCCGCGCCGCACCGATAGCGTCACAACCCTTGGTGCAGAATGGATCCCAATTTATCCAGGCACTGATGCGGCATTAGTTGCGGCTCTCGGCTATGTCATGATCGAAGAACAGCTGACTGATGAAGAATTTCTGAAAAATTATTGTGTCGGCTGGGATGAATCGACCTTACCTGCTTCTGCACCGCGCAATGCATCATATAAAGATTATATTTTAGGAAATGGCCCTGATGGTATCGCTAAAACACCGGAGTGGGCAAGCAAATTAACGGGTATCTCAGTTGCACGTATTAAACAACTTGCACGTGAAATCGGCAATGCAAATAGAGCATGGATCTCACAAGGCTGGGGTTTACAACGCACAGAAAATGGCGAGCAAGCCTGTCGCTCCATTATGATGTTACCTCTGATGTCCGGCAACATTGGTCGTGCTGGAACAAATACTGGGCTGTGGGGGAATAGCTATGCTTACCCTGTTGCAGGTTTTGCTTTACCTAACCCAGTCAAAGCATTAATTCCGACTTATATGTGGTCAGAAGCGATTGTTCGCGGAAAAGAATTAACCGCAGAAAATGGTGGCATTAAAGGTGTTGATAAACTAAACAACGACATCAAGTTTATGTGGTGTTACTCCAGTAATGTCATTGGTAATCAACATGGCGATTTAAATAAAACGCATGAAATACTTGCGGATGAATCAAAATGTGAATTTATTTTAGTGTGGGATAACCATGATACCCCATCCGCAAAATATGCAGATTTATTGTTACCGGATGTCACAACGGTTGAAACCAACGATTTAATCAATAACTCCTATGCAAGTGGTGCGTATCACTATTTAGTTCGCCTACAAAATGCGATTGAGCCACTGTGGGAAAACCGCCCTAAACTATGA
- the dmsC_3 gene encoding DMSO reductase anchor subunit — protein sequence MHELPLVFFTVLGQSAAGLFLLAYISRRMGSIDDKQLKTANIVAFIIMIIGLGVGGLHVGQPLRFFNMLLGVGRSPMSNEAFLSGVFVGCAAATLFFTLFFKHTLLRELANIAAVVSGLAFVWSIPQVYNIATIANWNTGYTTLQMWMTMLVGGGALAIAIGARGLGIASFLIGTFAIFASRAGYQAFLTETGPALSNEQTGFWGFQVVVLAIALAAFVGMALKHRAPKATLATCAAAVLLAELAGRIAFYNLWQITM from the coding sequence ATGCATGAATTACCACTCGTTTTTTTCACCGTCTTAGGACAGTCAGCTGCTGGACTTTTCTTACTCGCTTATATCAGCCGTAGAATGGGTTCTATTGACGATAAACAGTTAAAAACTGCCAATATCGTGGCCTTTATTATTATGATAATAGGTTTAGGTGTCGGTGGGTTACACGTTGGCCAACCACTACGCTTCTTTAATATGCTATTGGGTGTAGGCCGTTCGCCAATGAGTAATGAAGCGTTCTTAAGTGGCGTATTTGTTGGATGCGCTGCTGCAACGTTATTTTTTACTTTGTTTTTCAAACATACGTTATTACGCGAGCTAGCTAATATTGCCGCGGTAGTGTCAGGACTTGCATTTGTTTGGTCAATACCTCAGGTATACAACATCGCCACTATTGCTAACTGGAATACCGGTTACACGACACTGCAAATGTGGATGACGATGTTAGTCGGAGGTGGCGCTCTCGCCATTGCAATCGGTGCTCGTGGCTTAGGTATTGCTTCGTTCTTAATCGGTACTTTCGCTATTTTTGCTAGCCGTGCTGGTTACCAAGCTTTTTTAACCGAAACTGGTCCAGCTCTTAGCAACGAGCAAACTGGCTTCTGGGGCTTCCAAGTCGTTGTCTTAGCCATTGCTTTAGCTGCATTCGTTGGTATGGCGTTAAAGCACCGCGCGCCAAAAGCGACATTAGCGACTTGTGCTGCTGCAGTATTATTAGCTGAACTTGCTGGCCGTATCGCATTCTATAATCTGTGGCAAATCACCATGTAA
- the dmsD_2 gene encoding Twin-arginine leader-binding protein DmsD, protein MIDTTMIRILGAFFYYPPQSDTLRNVYPVLGEIPQLHSWENPEQIQAICTLLSQIQPDDIAYDYSILFEGQGSMPAPPWGSVYLEHDNTVMGESTTAYRDFLQTKGLVTDTGLREPEDQFGLMMMAVSALAEQQDDSAIITLFEQYLLPWAYRYLELVQQSKTETAFYPTLAQFTEIYLKSLQLELALSPVNTELFR, encoded by the coding sequence ATGATTGACACGACAATGATCCGCATCCTTGGTGCGTTTTTCTACTACCCTCCGCAATCGGATACTTTACGCAACGTCTACCCTGTCTTAGGTGAAATACCACAATTACATTCTTGGGAAAACCCTGAGCAAATTCAGGCTATTTGTACTTTGTTGTCACAAATACAACCTGATGATATTGCGTATGATTATTCAATTTTATTCGAAGGACAAGGCAGTATGCCTGCTCCGCCTTGGGGCTCAGTGTATTTAGAACATGATAATACGGTTATGGGAGAGTCAACAACGGCTTATCGCGACTTCTTGCAAACGAAAGGTCTAGTCACTGATACAGGGCTACGAGAACCAGAAGACCAATTTGGCTTAATGATGATGGCCGTTTCTGCTTTAGCGGAACAACAGGACGACAGCGCCATTATTACTTTATTTGAGCAATATTTATTACCTTGGGCATATCGCTATTTAGAGTTAGTGCAGCAAAGCAAAACAGAGACTGCTTTTTACCCTACCCTTGCACAATTCACTGAGATTTATCTTAAATCACTACAATTGGAATTAGCGTTATCTCCAGTCAATACTGAATTATTCCGCTAA
- a CDS encoding Allophanate hydrolase subunit 2 produces the protein MWYWDLERIGLQKQAVEQLTNQLWQVTASSNRIGLRLLSDKPLEREQLQELPSEGTCIGAIQVPANGQPVLFLNDHPLTGGYPVIGAVCEYHLDLAGQIPVNAKIRFNPLGEFKAL, from the coding sequence ATGTGGTATTGGGACCTCGAACGGATTGGTTTACAAAAACAAGCCGTTGAGCAACTAACGAATCAGTTATGGCAAGTCACAGCGTCATCAAACCGTATAGGCCTGCGCTTATTGAGTGACAAACCGTTAGAGCGCGAACAATTACAGGAGCTACCGAGTGAAGGGACTTGCATTGGGGCTATTCAAGTGCCAGCAAATGGCCAGCCCGTTTTGTTTCTCAACGACCACCCTTTAACTGGCGGTTATCCCGTTATTGGCGCGGTATGTGAATACCATTTGGATTTAGCAGGACAAATCCCGGTGAATGCCAAAATACGTTTTAATCCACTCGGTGAATTTAAAGCATTGTAA
- a CDS encoding Uncharacterized conserved protein translates to MTPLMKASQQAIEAARLARLAIREGYDKPTAGLAPGMTQANMIALPRDWAFDFLLYAQRNPKSCPVLDVCEAGSWQTVLAEGADLRTDIPRYRVWENGQLTAEITDATSIYQQHPDLVTFLIGCSFTFETPMIEAGIDVRHITDKSNVPMYKTNHLCRPAGRLQGELVVSMRPIPANRVADAVSITGRFPAVHGTPIHIGAPEQLGIVDIMQPDFGDAVRIEEGEIPVFWACGVTPQAAVMKSGVPFALSHAPGYMFITDVPDAAYHI, encoded by the coding sequence ATGACACCGCTAATGAAGGCATCACAGCAGGCCATTGAAGCCGCTCGTCTTGCACGCCTTGCTATCCGCGAAGGATATGACAAACCAACAGCTGGCCTTGCTCCGGGCATGACTCAAGCCAACATGATTGCATTGCCACGCGATTGGGCATTTGATTTTTTATTATATGCTCAGCGTAATCCAAAGAGCTGCCCTGTTTTGGACGTATGCGAAGCAGGGAGTTGGCAAACTGTTTTAGCTGAAGGTGCTGATTTACGTACTGATATTCCACGTTACCGTGTGTGGGAAAATGGTCAGTTAACCGCTGAAATTACGGATGCGACATCGATTTACCAACAACATCCTGATTTAGTGACTTTTTTAATTGGTTGCAGTTTTACTTTCGAAACACCAATGATTGAAGCCGGTATTGATGTACGGCATATCACCGATAAATCCAATGTTCCGATGTATAAAACTAATCACCTTTGTCGCCCAGCTGGGCGTTTACAAGGGGAGCTAGTGGTTTCAATGCGACCAATACCTGCAAATCGAGTGGCGGATGCTGTGAGTATTACTGGCAGGTTTCCTGCGGTGCATGGCACGCCTATTCATATTGGTGCACCAGAACAATTAGGTATTGTTGACATTATGCAACCTGACTTCGGTGATGCGGTTCGCATCGAAGAGGGCGAAATTCCCGTTTTTTGGGCTTGTGGTGTAACGCCTCAAGCAGCAGTGATGAAATCAGGGGTTCCCTTCGCATTAAGCCATGCACCTGGTTACATGTTTATCACAGATGTACCTGATGCCGCATATCATATATAG
- the accC_1 gene encoding Biotin carboxylase has product MNMNNNKNHKVLIANRGEIAVRIIRACRDYGFQSVAVYADSDIDALHVKIADEAYGLGGNSPTESYLNIEKLISLAQQSGSTMVHPGYGFLSERAEFARAVEAAGLIWIGPSANSIDILGDKVQARHIAMQVGAPLVVGTKDPVNNAQEVLEFAHQHGLPIAIKAAFGGGGRGLKVAWQLHEVEELYHSAVREATAAFGRGECFIEQFLHNPRHIEAQVIADTHGNVLVVGTRDCSLQRRNQKLVEESPAPFLSESQQQQIIQASTDICRKAGYVGAGTVEFLLSQDGTLSFLEVNTRLQVEHPVTEETAGIDLVIEQLRIAEGLPLSIKKMPIPRGHAFEFRINAEDAGNGFLPTPGTITVFDAPSGLECVLTVA; this is encoded by the coding sequence ATGAACATGAATAATAACAAAAACCATAAAGTATTGATTGCTAATCGAGGCGAAATCGCAGTTCGTATTATCCGTGCATGTCGTGATTACGGTTTTCAGTCTGTTGCTGTTTATGCGGATAGCGATATTGATGCACTCCACGTCAAAATAGCCGATGAAGCCTACGGGCTTGGAGGAAATTCCCCTACAGAGAGTTATTTGAATATTGAAAAGCTGATTAGTCTCGCTCAGCAATCGGGTTCGACGATGGTACATCCAGGATATGGTTTTTTATCTGAACGGGCTGAGTTTGCGCGTGCAGTTGAAGCCGCAGGGTTAATCTGGATTGGGCCTAGCGCAAACAGTATTGATATATTAGGAGATAAGGTTCAGGCTCGTCATATTGCAATGCAGGTCGGCGCGCCGCTAGTGGTTGGCACAAAAGACCCGGTGAATAACGCACAAGAAGTCCTCGAATTTGCCCATCAACATGGTTTGCCTATTGCCATTAAGGCTGCGTTTGGTGGTGGAGGTAGAGGGCTCAAAGTCGCTTGGCAACTCCATGAAGTTGAAGAACTTTATCATTCGGCTGTACGTGAAGCGACCGCGGCATTTGGTCGTGGTGAATGCTTTATTGAACAGTTTTTGCATAACCCTCGGCACATTGAAGCACAAGTTATTGCGGATACGCATGGCAACGTGCTGGTGGTGGGAACCCGTGACTGTTCACTGCAGCGTCGTAATCAGAAACTGGTTGAAGAGTCGCCAGCACCTTTTTTATCCGAAAGTCAACAACAACAAATTATTCAAGCCTCTACCGATATTTGCCGTAAAGCAGGTTATGTTGGAGCAGGAACCGTTGAATTTTTGTTAAGCCAAGATGGAACGCTGTCATTTCTAGAAGTGAATACGCGCTTACAAGTTGAGCACCCAGTCACAGAGGAAACCGCAGGTATTGACTTAGTGATTGAGCAGTTACGAATTGCAGAAGGCTTACCTTTAAGTATTAAGAAGATGCCGATCCCACGAGGGCATGCTTTTGAATTTCGTATTAATGCTGAAGATGCTGGAAACGGGTTTTTACCGACCCCTGGCACCATTACCGTTTTTGATGCACCATCGGGCCTGGAGTGCGTGTTGACAGTGGCGTAA
- the kipI gene encoding Sporulation inhibitor kipI, giving the protein MRFLPVNLSAFMVELESLEQTMALTDSLTEMPIYGIDEITPAARTILIRYNPIKIDVNDLVEKISLRDVSRVVGKASKLVTIPVHYNGEDLSDVALHLGISTAEVIRRHTENEFQVAFSGFAPGFGYMVSKGANLNVPRRQSPRVRIPAGSVALAGEFSSVYPQASPGGWQLIGVTELLMWDINRPEPALVQAGTRVNFVDAAKSQISYSLPTKEKIETKPESVAADLTVLTTGLQVLFQDLGRIGQSALGISESGSMDKSALRSANRIVGNESDSPALEIIQGGFKAQVHKDLIVAVTGAPCVIDVITAEHEQYQVNTYQPIHLAKGDTIKLSRPNKGVRSYFAVRGGFNIEPILSSCSFDTLAQVGPAPITVGQTLTVNTNSSSLAVSLYETPVFDYPAESDIVVLDVVLGPRTDWFTKTSR; this is encoded by the coding sequence TTGAGATTTTTACCCGTCAATTTAAGTGCCTTTATGGTGGAGTTAGAAAGTCTTGAGCAAACAATGGCATTGACTGATTCCTTAACAGAAATGCCAATTTATGGGATTGACGAAATTACGCCAGCAGCAAGGACGATTTTAATTCGCTATAACCCGATCAAGATTGATGTAAATGATTTGGTTGAAAAGATTTCGCTTAGGGATGTGTCAAGGGTCGTCGGCAAGGCCAGCAAATTGGTCACTATCCCTGTTCATTATAATGGGGAGGATTTATCCGATGTTGCATTGCATTTAGGTATATCCACCGCTGAAGTTATACGTCGTCATACAGAAAATGAATTTCAGGTTGCATTTAGCGGTTTTGCCCCAGGTTTTGGTTACATGGTTTCGAAAGGCGCTAATTTGAATGTTCCAAGGCGTCAATCACCAAGGGTGCGTATTCCTGCGGGTTCTGTTGCATTAGCGGGAGAGTTTAGCAGTGTCTATCCACAAGCTAGCCCTGGCGGATGGCAGTTGATTGGTGTGACTGAGCTATTAATGTGGGATATCAATCGACCTGAACCTGCGTTAGTTCAGGCAGGAACGCGGGTCAACTTTGTTGATGCAGCGAAAAGTCAGATTAGCTATAGCTTGCCAACTAAAGAGAAAATTGAAACTAAACCTGAGAGTGTGGCTGCTGATTTAACCGTTTTAACGACGGGGTTACAGGTTTTATTTCAAGATTTAGGGCGTATTGGCCAATCGGCATTAGGTATTTCAGAATCAGGCAGTATGGATAAATCGGCATTGCGTAGTGCAAACCGTATTGTGGGGAATGAATCAGACTCACCCGCTTTAGAGATAATACAAGGTGGGTTTAAGGCTCAGGTACACAAAGACCTTATTGTTGCAGTGACTGGAGCGCCTTGTGTTATTGACGTTATCACGGCAGAACACGAACAATATCAAGTTAATACTTATCAACCAATTCATTTAGCAAAAGGCGACACCATTAAACTAAGCCGGCCGAACAAAGGTGTACGTAGCTATTTTGCTGTGCGGGGTGGTTTTAACATAGAACCTATTTTATCGAGTTGTTCGTTTGATACGTTAGCGCAAGTTGGTCCAGCCCCAATTACAGTAGGCCAAACATTAACGGTTAACACCAATTCGTCTTCATTAGCCGTTTCATTGTATGAAACACCTGTTTTTGATTATCCCGCTGAAAGCGACATAGTGGTTTTGGATGTGGTATTGGGACCTCGAACGGATTGGTTTACAAAAACAAGCCGTTGA
- the accC_2 gene encoding Biotin carboxylase: protein MAGTTIPGTFDSLMAKLIVVGRTREQAISRARRALAEFTIEGVASVLPFHRAVIEQADFCDNFSVHTRWIETEFNVEIPPAKRQIPLSDPEITRTFIEIDGKRCELGLPTQLFSSFSGNNSVAAHSASQKVHNPDAVNAPISGILFNWLIPQGNNVSKGDVIGVMEAMKMEVQIVAHRAGTLKHWAIKGDFVEAESPIAEII, encoded by the coding sequence ATGGCTGGAACAACAATACCGGGCACCTTCGATTCGTTAATGGCGAAATTAATTGTGGTGGGTCGTACTCGAGAGCAAGCCATTTCGCGTGCACGCCGTGCATTGGCTGAATTTACTATTGAAGGTGTTGCATCAGTTTTACCATTCCACCGTGCAGTAATAGAACAAGCTGATTTTTGTGATAATTTTAGTGTACATACGCGTTGGATAGAGACTGAATTTAATGTGGAAATTCCACCGGCAAAACGGCAAATTCCATTATCGGATCCTGAGATAACACGGACTTTCATTGAAATCGATGGAAAGCGTTGCGAGTTAGGTTTACCCACTCAATTGTTTTCTAGTTTTTCAGGTAATAACTCCGTAGCAGCCCATTCTGCGTCTCAGAAGGTCCACAATCCTGATGCGGTCAATGCCCCCATCTCTGGGATATTGTTTAATTGGCTGATCCCTCAGGGAAATAATGTTTCAAAAGGGGATGTAATCGGTGTAATGGAAGCAATGAAAATGGAAGTGCAGATTGTTGCACACCGAGCCGGAACATTGAAACACTGGGCTATTAAAGGGGATTTTGTTGAAGCGGAGAGCCCAATAGCTGAAATTATTTAA
- the dmsA_3 gene encoding Dimethyl sulfoxide reductase DmsA precursor encodes MRLSHCGKTALNYDVLAEIAEKMGVKEQFTEGRTYAEWIEFCYNKTREKMPHLPEFSETDGAGIIDRKFLNSSENIALKKFRDDPINNPLKTPSGKVEIYSEQLAERVKNWELPEGQRIPAIPEYCVNKEGVEAQASQQKHPLLMTGFHDKGHVHSSYYNVAMLREAIPHQFWLNPIDAQQRGLNNGDMAEIFNDRGRIQIKVKVTERVLPGVIAVPQGAWRTLNNDGLDVGGCINTLTSHVPSPLAKGTPQHTNLVEVKRA; translated from the coding sequence ATGCGATTGAGCCACTGTGGGAAAACCGCCCTAAACTATGATGTTTTAGCCGAAATTGCTGAAAAAATGGGTGTAAAAGAGCAATTTACCGAAGGCCGTACCTACGCTGAATGGATTGAGTTCTGTTATAACAAAACACGTGAAAAAATGCCTCATTTACCTGAGTTCAGCGAAACCGACGGAGCGGGTATTATCGATCGTAAGTTCCTGAACAGCTCAGAAAATATTGCATTGAAGAAATTCCGTGATGACCCAATCAATAACCCATTAAAGACGCCGTCAGGTAAAGTGGAAATCTATTCAGAACAACTGGCTGAGCGTGTCAAAAATTGGGAGTTACCCGAAGGCCAGCGTATTCCTGCAATTCCTGAGTATTGCGTCAATAAAGAAGGCGTTGAAGCCCAAGCAAGCCAGCAAAAGCATCCGCTATTAATGACGGGCTTTCATGATAAAGGCCATGTGCATTCATCATATTATAATGTTGCGATGCTCCGTGAAGCCATTCCACATCAGTTTTGGCTCAACCCAATCGATGCTCAACAACGCGGCTTGAACAATGGTGATATGGCTGAAATATTTAATGATCGTGGTCGTATTCAAATTAAAGTGAAAGTAACAGAGCGTGTATTACCCGGTGTTATCGCCGTTCCACAAGGTGCATGGCGTACTCTCAATAATGATGGGCTAGATGTCGGTGGTTGTATCAATACACTAACCTCACATGTCCCTTCGCCATTGGCTAAAGGTACCCCACAACATACTAACCTTGTTGAAGTTAAACGCGCTTAA